From the genome of Anopheles moucheti chromosome 3, idAnoMoucSN_F20_07, whole genome shotgun sequence, one region includes:
- the LOC128305211 gene encoding thioester-containing protein 1 allele R1-like isoform X3 → MRHSTKDPARILRPSLTSSSVLLVCLVLSAVFITGSQGDGHYSIVGAKLLRPNSEYHVAVTNQDVDQPIRFSLAITDASSVIEKQEITLNTGETRLVPFAIGDIPESSYKLVAEGLSGLTFKNETDLEYQQKSFSVFVQTDKSIYKPGDTVRFRVLVLDPNTKPLPKADSISVHINDAKANRIKQWKEGKLVKGVFESELTLSTAPVLGAWSINVEVLGTKHNKVFEVDEYVLPKFEVTVESPGITTFKDGKVKAIIRSKYTYGKPVKGEATVSASPEFQFHYVQPFAKDVITRKVVPIDGKGSVEFDLREELRLEGDYSRNIVIEAVVEEELTGRKQNASAKVMIYDRRYKMELVKTDDNFKPGLPYTAWLKVTHQDGTPVQDQANQVEVKQSTYESTQFVRNYTLDQNGMAKLEINTDVNSTYISMVGVYLGQEFYLSGISKADSDVDSYIRARVLTEMPLVGKDVLVEVTATTPMKYFTYQLLGRGDVLLSNTIAVPESKTHSFKFPATFAMVPRAKLVVYFIAANGDMVSDSKVITFDSELQNFMKVSLSKEQTKPGQDVEISISTNPDSYVGLLGVDQSVLLLKSGNDITKEQVFGELEKYEERSYGYYRRKKRFAWNPRAEHSDFNTVGAFVLSNANDPPHHSQPIYYQFASRPVPAGVIITSARPFSGTTITSTTTVMAPQSEQTVVRRTFPESWIWESVVEGFSGEKTLQKKVPDTITSWIITGFSVNPVYGLGLTQQPRKLKVFLPFFVSTNLPYSVKRGEVVAIPIVVFNYMEEDQTAEVILHNDEQEFEFADVENEVVESSKVELFRQKRLDIASNTGKSVSFMVKPKKLGHITIKVTAKTKIAGDAVERQLLVEPEGLPQFINKAAFVDLRAVPEVTKTFEVEIPKNAVPDSTRIEVAVIGDVMGSTIQNLDSLIRMPYGCGEQNMLNFVPNIVVLDYLKATNKLTANIEAKAKKFMEAGYQRELSYKHTDGSFSAFGENDKSGSTWLTAFVARSFKQAANHITIDEKVIDKSLEWLSDHQAPNGSFPEVGVVSHKDMQGGSGSGVALTAYTLIAFLENINLVDKYKNTINKAIDYVYRNTESLDDTYALALAAYALQLADHSSKGLILSKLDTKATTDSDSKWWHKPIPETEQKNPWYSRPNSVNVEMSSYGMLAFLEAGLDTDALPIMKWLIGQRNDKGGFQSTQDTVVGLQALAKLAAKITSPNNDVTITAKINENQEKRMTVNAENGMILQKFELPSAARNIELKATGSGFAVVQLSYKYNMNVTGEWPRFVLDPQVNANTNQDHLHLSVCASFVPSAGQNASNMAVMEVSFPSGFTADSDTLPSLENMPFIKKVETKDGDTTVVLYFDSLDQRELCPTISAFRTHKVAKQKPAPVVIYDYYDNSRIARQFYEGPKASMCDICEKEDCSEACTIRSQKQRSSDSPSRQPTNGGTEASSSQTLTVSFVTFLLTTMLVTLFH, encoded by the exons ATGCGACATTCAACGAAGGATCCGGCGAGGATCCTGCGGCCATCGTTGACCTCCTCGTCGGTGCTGCTAGTGTGTTTGGTGCTGAGTGCAGTGTTCATAACCGGTTCCCAGGGCGATGG TCATTACTCGATCGTTGGTGCAAAGCTGTTGCGCCCGAACTCGGAATACCACGTGGCGGTAACGAATCAGGACGTGGATCAACCGATCCGTTTCAGTCTCGCCATTACGGATGCAAGCAGCGTGATTGAAAAGCAGGAGATAACACTAAATACCGGTGAAACACGGCTAGTTCCGTTTGCG ATTGGTGATATCCCGGAATCGTCCTACAAACTGGTGGCCGAAGGGTTATCAGGGCTAACCTTCAAGAACGAGACTGATTTAGAGTATCAACAGAAGAGCTTCTCGGTGTTTGTGCAAACCGACAAATCAATCTACAAGCCGGGTGATACGGTGCGGTTCCGTGTGCTGGTACTTGACCCAAACACCAAGCCGCTCCCGAAGGCGGACAGCATCAGTGTGCACATTAACGATGCAAAGGCGAACCGCATCAAGCAGTGGAAGGAAGGGAAGCTGGTGAAGGGTGTGTTCGAATCGGAGCTGACCCTCTCGACTGCACCCGTGCTGGGTGCTTGGTCGATCAACGTGGAAGTGTTGGGCACG AAACACAACAAGGTGTTCGAGGTGGATGAGTATGTGTTGCCGAAATTTGAGGTAACGGTAGAATCGCCCGGCATAACGACGTTCAAAGACGGCAAGGTGAAGGCTATCATACGGTCGAAGTATACCTACGGTAAACCGGTGAAGGGTGAAGCGACAGTATCGGCCAGTCCCGAGTTCCAGTTTCACTATGTGCAACCGTTCGCCAAGGATGTGATCACCCGCAAGGTGGTTCCGATCGATGGCAAGGGTTCGGTGGAGTTTGACCTACGGGAGGAACTACGGCTGGAGGGTGATTACTCGCGGAACATCGTTATTGAGGCGGTTGTCGAGGAGGAACTAACCGGCCGGAAACAGAACGCTTCCGCCAAGGTGATGATCTACGATCGACGATACAAGATGGAGCTGGTTAAGACGGATGATAACTTCAAACCGGGACTACCCTACACCGCCTGGTTGAAGGTTACGCATCAGGATGGAACGCCGGTACAGGATCAAGCTAACCAGGTCGAGGTGAAACAGTCAACCTACGAAAGTACGCAGTTTGTGAGGAACTACACGCTGGATCAGAACGGTATGGCGAAGCTGGAGATCAACACCGATGTGAACAGTACGTACATCAGCATGGTTGGTGTGTATCTGGGCCAAGAGTTCTACCTGAGTGGCATCTCCAAGGCCGATTCGGATGTTGACTCTTACATCCGTGCGAGAGTTCTCACCGAGATGCCGCTCGTCGGCAAGGATGTTTTGGTGGAGGTGACCGCTACAACGCCGATGAAGTACTTCACCTACCAGCTGCTGGGGCGTGGTGATGTGTTGCTCAGTAATACGATAGCAGTGCCGGAAAGCAAAACCCACTCGTTCAAGTTCCCCGCCACGTTCGCCATGGTGCCGAGAGCGAAGTTGGTCGTGTACTTCATCGCCGCCAATGGGGATATGGTGAGCGATAGTAAGGTGATCACGTTCGATAGTGAGCTGCAGAACTTT ATGAAGGTAAGCCTCTCGAAGGAGCAGACAAAACCGGGCCAGGATGTGGAAATTAGCATCAGCACCAATCCGGACTCGTACGTCGGTTTGCTGGGTGTCGATCAGAGCGTACTGCTGCTGAAGAGCGGCAATGACATCACAAAGGAGCAGGTGTTCGGTGAGCTCGAGAAGTACGAGGAGCGATCGTACGGATATTATCGCAGGAAGAAGCGTTTCGCGTGGAACCCGCGTGCTGAGCATTCAGATTTTAAT ACTGTCGGTGCATTCGTACTATCCAACGCCAATGATCCTCCCC ACCATAGTCAACCAATATACTACCAATTTGCTAGTAGGCCGGTCCCAGCAGGCGTGATTATAACCTCTGCCAGACCGTTTTCCGGAACGACTATAACGAGCACGACCACGGTCATGGCGCCCCAAAGCGAACAGACCGTTGTTAGGCGCACCTTTCCAGAGTCGTGGATTTGGGAAAGTGTTGTTGAAGG CTTCAGCGGTGAAAAGACGCTCCAGAAAAAGGTCCCCGATACGATTACGTCGTGGATCATCACCGGTTTTTCGGTGAACCCGGTGTACGGACTTGGACTTACTCAGCAACCCCGCAAACTGAAGGTGTTCTTGCCATTCTTCGTCTCCACCAATCTCCCGTACTCGGTGAAGCGCGGTGAAGTTGTAGCCATACCGATCGTGGTATTCAACTACATGGAAGAAGATCAGACGGCTGAAGTGATACTGCACAACGACGAGCAAGAGTTTGAGTTTGCCGATGTTGAGAATGAAGTTGTTGAGTCGTCCA AGGTGGAACTGTTCCGCCAGAAGCGTCTGGATATTGCATCCAACACGGGCAAATCGGTATCGTTCATGGTGAAACCTAAAAAGCTCGGACACATTACGATCAAGGTGACGGCGAAAACGAAGATCGCGGGTGACGCCGTGGAGCGCCAGTTGCTAGTGGAACCGGAGGGACTGCCCCAGTTCATCAACAAAGCTGCCTTTGTTGATTTGCGTGCAGTACCGGAGGTGACGAAGACTTTCGAGGTGGAGATTCCGAAGAATGCGGTACCGGACTCGACCCGCATTGAGGTAGCGGTCATTGGTGATGTGATGGGTTCGACCATTCAGAACCTGGACTCGCTCATCCGGATGCCGTACGGGTGCGGTGAGCAGAACATGCTCAACTTTGTGCCAAACATTGTCGTACTGGATTACCTGAAGGCCACCAACAAACTGACGGCCAACATCGAAGCAAAGGCGAAGAAGTTCATGGAGGCGGGTTATCAGCGCGAGCTCAGCTACAAACATACGGACGGATCGTTCAGTGCGTTTGGTGAGAATGACAAGAGTGGCAGCACCTGGCTGACGGCCTTCGTGGCTAGATCGTTTAAGCAGGCGGCCaaccacatcaccatcgacgaGAAGGTGATCGACAAATCGCTCGAGTGGTTGAGCGATCATCAGGCACCGAACGGTAGCTTCCCGGAGGTGGGCGTCGTTTCGCACAAGGATATGCAGGGCGGATCCGGTTCGGGTGTTGCACTGACGGCGTACACGCTTATTGCATTCCTGGAAAACATCAATCTGGTGGATAAGTACAAAAACACGATCAATAAGGCGATCGACTATGTGTACCGCAACACGGAATCACTGGACGATACGTACGCACTAGCGTTGGCCGCGTACGCCCTACAGTTGGCCGATCACTCGTCGAAGGGTTTGATACTGAGCAAGCTGGACACGAAGGCGACCACCGACAGTGACTCGAAATGGTGGCACAAACCGATCCCGGAGACGGAGCAGAAGAACCCATGGTACAGTAGGCCCAACTCGGTGAACGTTGAAATGAGTTCGTACGGTATGTTGGCTTTCTTGGAGGCCGGTCTCGATACGGATGCGCTCCCGATTATGAAGTGGCTGATCGGACAGCGTAACGATAAGGGTGGATTCCAGTCCACGCAGGACACGGTCGTGGGGCTGCAGGCACTCGCAAAGCTCGCAGCTAAAATTACGTCGCCCAACAACGATGTCACAATCACGGCAAAGATTAACGAAAACCAGGAAAAGCGCATGACGGTCAATGCCGAGAATGGTATGATCTTGCAGAAGTTTGAGCTCCCGTCGGCCGCTCGCAACATCGAGCTCAAGGCTACGGGCAGTGGATTCGCGGTGGTACAGCTGTCGTACAAGTACAACATGAACGTGACGGGCGAGTGGCCACGCTTTGTGCTTGATCCGCAGGTGAATGCGAACACCAACCAGGACCACCTACATCTGTCCGTGTGTGCTAGCTTCGTACCGTCCGCTGGCCAGAACGCTTCCAATATGGCCGTCATGGAGGTGAGCTTCCCGAGTGGCTTTACGGCTGATTCGGATACACTACCATCGCTGGAAAATATGCCTTTCATTAAG AAAGTGGAAACTAAAGATGGTGACACCACGGTTGTGCTGTACTTCGATAGTTTGGATCAGCGGGAACTCTGCCCAACGATCTCTGCTTTTCGTACGCACAAGGTCGCGAAGCAGAAGCCGGCTCCAGTTGTAATCTACGATTATTACGATAACT CTCGCATCGCACGTCAATTCTACGAAGGACCGAAGGCCTCCATGTGTGACATATGTGAGAAGGAGGACTGCAGCGAGGCGTGCACCATCCGGTCCCAGAAGCAACGGTCATCGGACAGTCCCAGCCGTCAGCCAACCAACGGCGGAACAGAAGCGAGCAGCAGCCAAACGCTGACGGTCAGTTTCGTCACCTTCCTGCTCACAACGATGCTGGTGACCCTGTTTCACTAA
- the LOC128305211 gene encoding thioester-containing protein 1 allele R1-like isoform X8, with the protein MRHSTKDPARILRPSLTSSSVLLVCLVLSAVFITGSQGDGHYSIVGAKLLRPNSEYHVAVTNQDVDQPIRFSLAITDASSVIEKQEITLNTGETRLVPFAIGDIPESSYKLVAEGLSGLTFKNETDLEYQQKSFSVFVQTDKSIYKPGDTVRFRVLVLDPNTKPLPKADSISVHINDAKANRIKQWKEGKLVKGVFESELTLSTAPVLGAWSINVEVLGTKHNKVFEVDEYVLPKFEVTVESPGITTFKDGKVKAIIRSKYTYGKPVKGEATVSASPEFQFHYVQPFAKDVITRKVVPIDGKGSVEFDLREELRLEGDYSRNIVIEAVVEEELTGRKQNASAKVMIYDRRYKMELVKTDDNFKPGLPYTAWLKVTHQDGTPVQDQANQVEVKQSTYESTQFVRNYTLDQNGMAKLEINTDVNSTYISMVGVYLGQEFYLSGISKADSDVDSYIRARVLTEMPLVGKDVLVEVTATTPMKYFTYQLLGRGDVLLSNTIAVPESKTHSFKFPATFAMVPRAKLVVYFIAANGDMVSDSKVITFDSELQNFMKVSLSKEQTKPGQDVEISISTNPDSYVGLLGVDQSVLLLKSGNDITKEQVFGELEKYEERSYGYYRRKKRFAWNPRAEHSDFNTVGAFVLSNANDPPHVAFPEAIAFASPSLGTGTFIPVADSPTVRKEFPESWIWYSAAEEGFSGEKTLQKKVPDTITSWIITGFSVNPVYGLGLTQQPRKLKVFLPFFVSTNLPYSVKRGEVVAIPIVVFNYMEEDQTAEVILHNDEQEFEFADVENEVVESSKVELFRQKRLDIASNTGKSVSFMVKPKKLGHITIKVTAKTKIAGDAVERQLLVEPEGLPQFINKAAFVDLRAVPEVTKTFEVEIPKNAVPDSTRIEVAVIGDVMGSTIQNLDSLIRMPYGCGEQNMLNFVPNIVVLDYLKATNKLTANIEAKAKKFMEAGYQRELSYKHTDGSFSAFGENDKSGSTWLTAFVARSFKQAANHITIDEKVIDKSLEWLSDHQAPNGSFPEVGVVSHKDMQGGSGSGVALTAYTLIAFLENINLVDKYKNTINKAIDYVYRNTESLDDTYALALAAYALQLADHSSKGLILSKLDTKATTDSDSKWWHKPIPETEQKNPWYSRPNSVNVEMSSYGMLAFLEAGLDTDALPIMKWLIGQRNDKGGFQSTQDTVVGLQALAKLAAKITSPNNDVTITAKINENQEKRMTVNAENGMILQKFELPSAARNIELKATGSGFAVVQLSYKYNMNVTGEWPRFVLDPQVNANTNQDHLHLSVCASFVPSAGQNASNMAVMEVSFPSGFTADSDTLPSLENMPFIKKVETKDGDTTVVLYFDSLDQRELCPTISAFRTHKVAKQKPAPVVIYDYYDNSRIARQFYEGPKASMCDICEKEDCSEACTIRSQKQRSSDSPSRQPTNGGTEASSSQTLTVSFVTFLLTTMLVTLFH; encoded by the exons ATGCGACATTCAACGAAGGATCCGGCGAGGATCCTGCGGCCATCGTTGACCTCCTCGTCGGTGCTGCTAGTGTGTTTGGTGCTGAGTGCAGTGTTCATAACCGGTTCCCAGGGCGATGG TCATTACTCGATCGTTGGTGCAAAGCTGTTGCGCCCGAACTCGGAATACCACGTGGCGGTAACGAATCAGGACGTGGATCAACCGATCCGTTTCAGTCTCGCCATTACGGATGCAAGCAGCGTGATTGAAAAGCAGGAGATAACACTAAATACCGGTGAAACACGGCTAGTTCCGTTTGCG ATTGGTGATATCCCGGAATCGTCCTACAAACTGGTGGCCGAAGGGTTATCAGGGCTAACCTTCAAGAACGAGACTGATTTAGAGTATCAACAGAAGAGCTTCTCGGTGTTTGTGCAAACCGACAAATCAATCTACAAGCCGGGTGATACGGTGCGGTTCCGTGTGCTGGTACTTGACCCAAACACCAAGCCGCTCCCGAAGGCGGACAGCATCAGTGTGCACATTAACGATGCAAAGGCGAACCGCATCAAGCAGTGGAAGGAAGGGAAGCTGGTGAAGGGTGTGTTCGAATCGGAGCTGACCCTCTCGACTGCACCCGTGCTGGGTGCTTGGTCGATCAACGTGGAAGTGTTGGGCACG AAACACAACAAGGTGTTCGAGGTGGATGAGTATGTGTTGCCGAAATTTGAGGTAACGGTAGAATCGCCCGGCATAACGACGTTCAAAGACGGCAAGGTGAAGGCTATCATACGGTCGAAGTATACCTACGGTAAACCGGTGAAGGGTGAAGCGACAGTATCGGCCAGTCCCGAGTTCCAGTTTCACTATGTGCAACCGTTCGCCAAGGATGTGATCACCCGCAAGGTGGTTCCGATCGATGGCAAGGGTTCGGTGGAGTTTGACCTACGGGAGGAACTACGGCTGGAGGGTGATTACTCGCGGAACATCGTTATTGAGGCGGTTGTCGAGGAGGAACTAACCGGCCGGAAACAGAACGCTTCCGCCAAGGTGATGATCTACGATCGACGATACAAGATGGAGCTGGTTAAGACGGATGATAACTTCAAACCGGGACTACCCTACACCGCCTGGTTGAAGGTTACGCATCAGGATGGAACGCCGGTACAGGATCAAGCTAACCAGGTCGAGGTGAAACAGTCAACCTACGAAAGTACGCAGTTTGTGAGGAACTACACGCTGGATCAGAACGGTATGGCGAAGCTGGAGATCAACACCGATGTGAACAGTACGTACATCAGCATGGTTGGTGTGTATCTGGGCCAAGAGTTCTACCTGAGTGGCATCTCCAAGGCCGATTCGGATGTTGACTCTTACATCCGTGCGAGAGTTCTCACCGAGATGCCGCTCGTCGGCAAGGATGTTTTGGTGGAGGTGACCGCTACAACGCCGATGAAGTACTTCACCTACCAGCTGCTGGGGCGTGGTGATGTGTTGCTCAGTAATACGATAGCAGTGCCGGAAAGCAAAACCCACTCGTTCAAGTTCCCCGCCACGTTCGCCATGGTGCCGAGAGCGAAGTTGGTCGTGTACTTCATCGCCGCCAATGGGGATATGGTGAGCGATAGTAAGGTGATCACGTTCGATAGTGAGCTGCAGAACTTT ATGAAGGTAAGCCTCTCGAAGGAGCAGACAAAACCGGGCCAGGATGTGGAAATTAGCATCAGCACCAATCCGGACTCGTACGTCGGTTTGCTGGGTGTCGATCAGAGCGTACTGCTGCTGAAGAGCGGCAATGACATCACAAAGGAGCAGGTGTTCGGTGAGCTCGAGAAGTACGAGGAGCGATCGTACGGATATTATCGCAGGAAGAAGCGTTTCGCGTGGAACCCGCGTGCTGAGCATTCAGATTTTAAT ACTGTCGGTGCATTCGTACTATCCAACGCCAATGATCCTCCCC ACGTTGCGTTTCCGGAAGCCATTGCGTTTGCCTCTCCTTCGCTGGGCACCGGCACGTTCATACCCGTAGCTGATAGCCCCACCGTAAGGAAAGAGTTTCCAGAATCGTGGATATGGTATAGCGCGGCCGAGGAAGG CTTCAGCGGTGAAAAGACGCTCCAGAAAAAGGTCCCCGATACGATTACGTCGTGGATCATCACCGGTTTTTCGGTGAACCCGGTGTACGGACTTGGACTTACTCAGCAACCCCGCAAACTGAAGGTGTTCTTGCCATTCTTCGTCTCCACCAATCTCCCGTACTCGGTGAAGCGCGGTGAAGTTGTAGCCATACCGATCGTGGTATTCAACTACATGGAAGAAGATCAGACGGCTGAAGTGATACTGCACAACGACGAGCAAGAGTTTGAGTTTGCCGATGTTGAGAATGAAGTTGTTGAGTCGTCCA AGGTGGAACTGTTCCGCCAGAAGCGTCTGGATATTGCATCCAACACGGGCAAATCGGTATCGTTCATGGTGAAACCTAAAAAGCTCGGACACATTACGATCAAGGTGACGGCGAAAACGAAGATCGCGGGTGACGCCGTGGAGCGCCAGTTGCTAGTGGAACCGGAGGGACTGCCCCAGTTCATCAACAAAGCTGCCTTTGTTGATTTGCGTGCAGTACCGGAGGTGACGAAGACTTTCGAGGTGGAGATTCCGAAGAATGCGGTACCGGACTCGACCCGCATTGAGGTAGCGGTCATTGGTGATGTGATGGGTTCGACCATTCAGAACCTGGACTCGCTCATCCGGATGCCGTACGGGTGCGGTGAGCAGAACATGCTCAACTTTGTGCCAAACATTGTCGTACTGGATTACCTGAAGGCCACCAACAAACTGACGGCCAACATCGAAGCAAAGGCGAAGAAGTTCATGGAGGCGGGTTATCAGCGCGAGCTCAGCTACAAACATACGGACGGATCGTTCAGTGCGTTTGGTGAGAATGACAAGAGTGGCAGCACCTGGCTGACGGCCTTCGTGGCTAGATCGTTTAAGCAGGCGGCCaaccacatcaccatcgacgaGAAGGTGATCGACAAATCGCTCGAGTGGTTGAGCGATCATCAGGCACCGAACGGTAGCTTCCCGGAGGTGGGCGTCGTTTCGCACAAGGATATGCAGGGCGGATCCGGTTCGGGTGTTGCACTGACGGCGTACACGCTTATTGCATTCCTGGAAAACATCAATCTGGTGGATAAGTACAAAAACACGATCAATAAGGCGATCGACTATGTGTACCGCAACACGGAATCACTGGACGATACGTACGCACTAGCGTTGGCCGCGTACGCCCTACAGTTGGCCGATCACTCGTCGAAGGGTTTGATACTGAGCAAGCTGGACACGAAGGCGACCACCGACAGTGACTCGAAATGGTGGCACAAACCGATCCCGGAGACGGAGCAGAAGAACCCATGGTACAGTAGGCCCAACTCGGTGAACGTTGAAATGAGTTCGTACGGTATGTTGGCTTTCTTGGAGGCCGGTCTCGATACGGATGCGCTCCCGATTATGAAGTGGCTGATCGGACAGCGTAACGATAAGGGTGGATTCCAGTCCACGCAGGACACGGTCGTGGGGCTGCAGGCACTCGCAAAGCTCGCAGCTAAAATTACGTCGCCCAACAACGATGTCACAATCACGGCAAAGATTAACGAAAACCAGGAAAAGCGCATGACGGTCAATGCCGAGAATGGTATGATCTTGCAGAAGTTTGAGCTCCCGTCGGCCGCTCGCAACATCGAGCTCAAGGCTACGGGCAGTGGATTCGCGGTGGTACAGCTGTCGTACAAGTACAACATGAACGTGACGGGCGAGTGGCCACGCTTTGTGCTTGATCCGCAGGTGAATGCGAACACCAACCAGGACCACCTACATCTGTCCGTGTGTGCTAGCTTCGTACCGTCCGCTGGCCAGAACGCTTCCAATATGGCCGTCATGGAGGTGAGCTTCCCGAGTGGCTTTACGGCTGATTCGGATACACTACCATCGCTGGAAAATATGCCTTTCATTAAG AAAGTGGAAACTAAAGATGGTGACACCACGGTTGTGCTGTACTTCGATAGTTTGGATCAGCGGGAACTCTGCCCAACGATCTCTGCTTTTCGTACGCACAAGGTCGCGAAGCAGAAGCCGGCTCCAGTTGTAATCTACGATTATTACGATAACT CTCGCATCGCACGTCAATTCTACGAAGGACCGAAGGCCTCCATGTGTGACATATGTGAGAAGGAGGACTGCAGCGAGGCGTGCACCATCCGGTCCCAGAAGCAACGGTCATCGGACAGTCCCAGCCGTCAGCCAACCAACGGCGGAACAGAAGCGAGCAGCAGCCAAACGCTGACGGTCAGTTTCGTCACCTTCCTGCTCACAACGATGCTGGTGACCCTGTTTCACTAA